CACCGGCCTCTCCACTACACCCCTTTCCGGCCCGGTGCGATACGTCAAAGGGGTGGGTGAACGGATGGCCTCTCTTCTGGCCAGGCTCAACGTTTTTACCGTCGAAGATCTTCTTTACTTCTTTCCCTATCGATATGAAGACCGTCGGAATCTTCGCCGGATTGCAGAAATTTCCGAAGGTCCCTTCCGTACCGTCACGGGGATCGTACGTTATGCGGATCTCAAAACCACCGCAAGAAAACGGTTTCGTATTCTTCAGGCCCTCATCGAAGACCCTTCCGGAACCCTGATGATCAAATGGTTCAACCAGGCCTATCTGAAAAAGGTCCTGCAACCGGGGAAACGAATCATCCTAAGCGGTAAGGTCAAACGGGATCCCTATACACGGGCACTGGAAATGGAGAATCCGGAATATGAATTTCTGCAGGGGAACGCGGAAGAGACGATCCACACGAACCGGATCGTTCCGATCTATCATACCACCGCGGGGATCACCCAGCGACGGCTGCGATCCATCCTCTTTCAATTCGTGGAGTCTTGCGCTCCCGGTCGGCCCGACTGCCTCCCGGAAGACCTGCGATCCCGGCTCCATCTTCCGGTACATGCCGATTCCCTCATGCAACTTCATTTTCCCAACGGAAATGTCTCCGTGGAACAGCTGAACGCCTTTCGCAGCCCCTATCATAAGCGGATGATCTTCGAAGAGTTCTTTCTCATGGAAACCCTCCTCGCCCTCTCCCGGCAGAGCCGATCGCAATTCGTACGGGGGATCTCCTTTTCGGTGGAGACGCCTCTGAAAAAGCAACTCCTTTCGTCTCTCCCCTTCGCCCTGACGACCGCCCAGAAACGGGTCATCGGGGAAATCCAAAAGGACATGGCCCGCCCCGTCCGGATGAGCCGCCTCCTTCAGGGGGATGTCGGGTGCGGCAAGACGGTTGTCGCCGCCACGGCAGCCGCCATCGCTCTCGATAACGGCTGCCAGGTGGCCGTCATGGCACCGACGGAGATCCTTGCGGAACAACTCTACCTCAACTTTCACACCTTCTTCGACGGATTGGGACAACAAACGGCCCTGCTCACCCGCGTCGTGAAAAATGCCGAGAAGGAGCAACTCCGCAAAAGAATCGCTGCGGGAGAAATCGGTGTAGTCGTCGGGACCCAGGCCCTGATCCAGAAAGAGATCGCCTTTCAGAAGCTGGGCCTGGTGATCATTGACGAACAGCACCGTTTCGGTGTCTTCCAACGGGCAACCCTCATGGAAAAAGGGGACCGCCCCGACGTCCTGGTCATGACCGCCACACCGATCCCCCGGTCCCTTTCCCTCACCGTGTACGGCGATCTCGACATCTCCGTCATCGACGAACTTCCGGCCGGACGCACACCGATCCGGACACGGATTATCCGCTCCCGTGAAAAGGCCGGCGTCTTCCGAAAGATCGAGCAGGAAATCGCCGCAGGACGTCAGGCCTACATCGTCTACCCCCTGGTGGAAGAAACGGAGAAAAGCGACCTGGCGGCCGCCACGGAGATGTCGGAAGAACTCGCCACGAAGATCTTTCCGCAACGGCGGGTGGGACTGATCCACAGTCGGGTCAAGACGGAAGAAAAGGAACGGATCATGGCGGCATTCAAAAAGAAGCAGCTCGACATCCTGGTTTCAACAACGGTCGTGGAAGTCGGGATCGACATCCCCAACGCCTCGGTCATAATGGTTGAGCATGCAGAACGGTTCGGCCTGGCACAGCTCCATCAGCTCCGGGGCCGCGTGGGCCGGGGGAGGTTCCCCTCCTTCTGTTTTCTCTCCGTCTCCGGAAGGATGACCCCCGAAGCACGGCGCAGGCTCGCCGTCATGGAAACCACCACCGACGGATTCCGGATTGCAGAAGAGGACCTCGCCATCCGGGGGCCGGGGGAATTCTTCGGGAGGCGTCAGTCCGGCCTGCCTGACTTGAAGTTAGGCGACATCCTCCGGGATGCCCGGATTCTTGAAGCCGCCCGCAATGAAGCCTTTGAACGGGTCGAACGGGACCCGCAGCTTCAGGCCCGTGAAAACAGGGAACTGGCTGCCGCACTGCGAAAGAGATATGTCGGCAAAAACAGACTGATTCGTGTCGGCTGAAGGGTTCAATTACGATGAAGACCGAAGACAAAATCATTCAGAAGAAGCCTTCCCCCGCGGCAAGGGATCCCCGTCTGGAAAAGCTCCTGATGAAGATGTCCCGGAAGAATGCCGATATCCGGAAAACAGAGGTTCGGGAGGCCTACCGGTTCCTTCGGGAAACGATCGCTCATGAGAAAGGGAAAGATCAATCCTTTGATGTGGAAGCCCCCCTCGAAACAGCCGAAATTCTGGCCGACCTGACAACGGACGAAGAAGCCATCATCGCCGCGCTCCTGTACCACCTGGTCAAGAGTAAACGAACAACCCTCGAAGAAATCCGGGAGCGGTTCAGCCCCGACGTCGCCACACTGGTGCAGGGCGTCACACGAACAAGCCGGGTCAAATTCAAGAGCCGCCTTGAGGAACAGGCGGAAAATTTCCGGAAGATGCTCCTCGCCATGGCCCGGGACCTTCGCGTGGTCATGCTGAATCTGGCCAAACGTCTCCAGGTCATGCGTAACATCGAGAAGTTTGATCCGGAAACGCAACAGGAAATCGCCACGGAGACCATTGAGATCTACGCCCCCCTTGCACACCGGTTAGGAATCGCGCTGATCAAGTGGGAGTTGGAAGACCTCTGCCTGAAGGTCCTGCACCCGGCAGCCTATCATGAACTAGAAGAACGGGTCCCACAGAATCTGCAGGAGCGCAACGCTTACATCAGGAAGGTGATTCATTTTATCCGAAGAGAGATGAAGGCCCAGGGTCTTCCCGGCACCGTTGTGGGACGTTCCAAACATTTTTACAGCATCTATCAGAAAATCGTCAAACGGGGCGTCTCCTTTGAAGACATCTTCGACCTGGCGGCGTTGCGAATCATCACGCATAAACCGAGCCAGTGCTACGCCATCCTCGGTTTGATTCACTCCCTCTGGAAACCGGTTCCCGGCCGTTTCAAGGATTATATCGGCGTCCCGAAAACCAATATGTATCAGTCCCTGCACACCACCGTCATCGGCCCGGACGGCCAGAAGGTGGAGTTTCAGATCCGGACGGAGGAGATGCACCGGGTGGCCGAGGAAGGAATCGCCGCACACTGGAAATACAAGGAGGGGGGCCGGGACAAAAACGCCGTCTCGTCACTGGACCGGAAGCTGGCCTGGCTCCGGCAACTCCTGGAATGGCAGAAGGAAGTCAAGAACCCCAGGGAGTTCATGGAGAACGTAAAGACCGACCTCTTCGAGGATACGGTCTATGTATTTACACCCGAAGGCGAGATCAAGGAACTCCCCCGTGGAGCGACGCCGCTCGACTTCGCTTACAGCATCCACTCGGATGTCGGCAACCGTTGTACGGGCGCCAGGATCGATACCCGAATGGTCCCGCTGAAAACCCCGCTGAAAACGGGCAATACCGTAGAGATCCTGACGTCGAAAAATCAGGTCCCCAGCAAGGACTGGCTGAAGATGGTAAAAACCACCAAAGCCAAAACCCGGATTCGGCATTTTCTGAAGCAGGAAGAACACAAACGAAGTCTTTCCCTGGGAAACGAGATCCTCGACAAAACGGCCCGCAAGCATGGTCTGACCCTGACCCGGATGCTCAAAAGCGATGAGATGCAAAAGGTCGTGGAAGAATACGGTTTTGCCCAACCGGAAAAACTGATCGCCGCGGTGGGATACGGAAAAATCTCGGCCCAACAGGTCCTTGCACGGTTCCTCCCCAGGGAAGAAGAACCCCAACCGGAAGCAGCCGTGAAACCCCGGAAACCCGCCGGAAAATCAAAAGACGGGATCAAAATCCGCGGGATCGGAGACATCCTGGTTCATTTTTCCCGCTGCTGCAATCCGGTTCCCGGCGATGAGATCATCGGTTTTATCACACAGGGACAAGGGGTCTCCATCCACACGACGGAGTGTACCAACGTCACAGGCGGCACCCTGAATCCGGAACGGATCGTCGATGTCGACTGGGACGTCCGGGAAGAGATCGCCCGTTCCGTCCGGATCTCCGTCATCACCAACAATCAGCCGGGAGTCCTGACCAACATCAGCGCCCGGATCTCCACGGAAAACATCAACATCAGCGAAGTCAATGTGCGCACCCGTAAAGACGGCCGGGCGATCTGCCGGTTCGTCCTGGAGATCAAAAACAGAAAAGACCTGGACCATATCCTCCATGCCATATCGGAGATCCGGGATGTGTTGGAGGTCAAGCGGGTCATGAGGGCATAGATGACCATCAGGAAATATCGCATCCTCATTGTTGACGACGAACGGAATATTCTCCATGCCATCCAACATATCCTCGTACGGGAAGGCTTTGACTGTACCGCCACCCCTTCGGGCCGGAAAGCGTTGGAGATCGTGGAGAAGAACCCTCCCGACCTGATGATCCTCGACGTCAACATGCCGGAGATCAATGGAATAGAGATCTGTGAACAGGTGAAGAAAAATCTCTTTCTCTCCCATATCCCGATCCTGATGCTGACAGGACGGACCCGGATCGAAGATCGGGTGACCGGGCTCGATTCCGGGGCCGACGATTATCTCTGCAAACCCTTCGACAACCGGGAGCTGGTGGCAAGGATCCGGGCACTTATCCGCCACACCGTCCGGGAGGCGGACCGTAACCCGACAACCAATTTGCCGGGCAATGCCGCCGTGGAACGGGAACTGGCGCATCGGATTGAACAAGGGGAGGGCTTTGCGGTCTGCTATCCCGACCTGGATAATTTTAAGGCCTATTCCGACACCTACGGTTTTGATGCCGCCAACAAAGTCATCCAGTTAACGGGACGGATCATCGCCGGCGTGGTCATGCTGGAAGGAGACGAAGAGGACTTCATCGGCCATATCGGCGGGGACGATTTCCTCCTCGTGACCCGGCCGGGACGGGCGGAGGACATCTGCCGCAAGATCGTCCGGGAATTCGACGAGAAGATCCCTTCCTTCTACGAGACCCGTCACCTGGCCCAGGGCGGCTTCGTCGGGAAGGACCGGGCCGGGGAAATGAAGAAGTTCCCGATCATGTCGATTTCCATCGCCGTCGTCATAGACGAACAGGGTCATTTTCACAATCTCTCGGAGATCGGCAAACTCGTTGCGAAAGTGAAGAAAGAGGTCAAACAACTGGCGGGCAGTCAATACCGGATCAACCGGCGTTAAGGTAAACGAATCGAAATGAAAGTATACATAAACGGAGATTTTTTTGAACCGCAGGAGGCACGGGTTTCCGTCTTTGACCACGGCTTTCTTTACGGCGACGGGATCTTCGAGACGCTTCGCAGTTATCGAGGACGGATCTTCCGGTTTGACGATCACTTTGACCGATTGCAGGCATCGGCGGACAAAATCGCCCTGCCCCTCCCCTGGAAAAAGGAAGACTGCCGGAATCTTCTGAAGGAAGCCCTTCAAATAAACGACTGTCCCGATGCACTGTTGCGTCTCTCCCTCTCCCGTGGCGAGGGACCGCCCGGCCTCGACCCGGCCCTCTGCAAAAAGCCGACGATCGTAGTAATGGTTCGCCCTTTTCATGGCTACCCCCCGGAAGACTATGCGCGCGGCGTCACGATTGCCGTTGTTTCCGTCCGGAAAAACCTCACCTCGGCCCTCGACGCCGGGATCAAGTCGACCAACTTTCTGAACAACATCCTGGCGAAGATCGAGGCAAAAAATGCGGCGGCAATGGAAGGAGTGCTGCTCAATCAGGATGGTTTTCTGACCGAAGGAACGGTCAGCAATCTCTTCTTCGTCTCTCACAACATACTTTGTACTCCCTCGACGGAATGCGGGATACTGGAAGGGATTACCCGTAAGGTCATCCTTGAACTCGCCCGCGAAGAAAAGATCGTCGTCCACGAAGGCACCTTTCCGCCTGAAGCCCTGTCCAATGCCGACGAGGTGTTTCTCACCAACACCTCCTACGAGGTGATGCCGGTCAACCGTGTGGACCGGCAATCCTTCCGGGTGGGACCGATCACCCGCCGCCTCATGGAAGCCTATCGCATTCTGACCGGGAAGTAGGATCTCGTCCTGTTCCTCACTTTTTGCAATGCACGGCTGCTTCATCTCCTTCATGTTCGAAAAGCCTTAACTCCTTGCCGTATAAGATCTTTTCTCCTAAAATCAACTTGCATTCCATCGGAAACTATAATATGATAAAATTTATTAGAGTACCTTAATTCAAAACAGTATATTTCCGAAAGATCCGGCAGGAGCCTGTTTGTTTACAGGGAGGGATTGAAATGGGTGCAAAATTATTGCTGGCAGATGACAGTGTAACCATCCAGAAAGTTGTGGAACTGACGCTGGCCGACGAGGATTACGAAATTACCACCGTTTCAGACGGTGCGGCCGCTCTGGAAAAGGCCGAGACACTTCATCCGAACCTGATCCTGGCGGATATCGTCATGCCGGAACTCAACGGCTATGAACTCTGCGAGAAGATCCGTCAAAACTCCGCCCTGGCAGAGACACCGGTGATTCTTCTTTCCAGCACCTTTGAAACCTACGATGAAACCCGGGGCGCCACGGTCGGCGCCAATGATCATATCGTCAAGCCCTTTGAATCGGACGAACTCTCCCGGAAAATCCGGAACTGGATCGAAAAGAAATCGGAAGAAAACACCGTAACGGAAACCGATGCTCTTCAGGAGCAGGAAGTCCTTCGGTCGCTGGAAGCATCCGTCGCAGACGAAGTCCCGGAACCGGAGATCGTCGATGAAGACACCTTTGAGTTCGAGCTGACCGACGAATTCATGGAAGAAGCGGAAGAAATGTTTGAAGAACCGGAAGAACTACCGGCCGCCGCGGACATCCCGGAAGAAGTTCTGCCCGAAGAAACCCTCTTCGAGGAGGAACCGGCTGTATCGGATGCCCTTGCCGGCGAAGGCGTTCCGACGGAAGAGGAACCTTCGGAGATCGGCTGGGCCGAAACACCGGAAGAGATCGCACCCTCCCGGATAGAGGAGAATCCTCCTTCCCTGCAAGCTGAAGAGGAAGAGCCGCAGATGGAGGAGATCTCACCCCAGGAAAACCCCGCGGAGGAAGCGGAAATCGACCGTTCCCTTCTGGATGAGGAAGAGGTGGAGGTTTACGAAATCCCCGAAGAATTTGCCGAATCGGAAAGCGAAGATCCGACTATTGAAGAGCAACCGGCGGAAGAGAGCGTGGAAGAACCGGAAACCTACAGGATTGAGGACGCCCCCGTGGATCTGATGGATGAATTCATCGCTGCGGAAGAGTCCGTTGAAACTTCAGAGACCGTTACCGTGGAAGAAGACCTGATGGACGCGGAAATCCCGGGAGCCGTCCGGAACGAACAAATGCCGGAAAGCCCGGCCGCCGTTGAGAAGATGACCTCCTTCGAAGCGGATGCGGCGCCCGCCGGACCTGCGGAAACAGGAAAACCGGCGGAAGAACTCCGGACCACCACCGGGGAAACAATGGAAGAAACCACATCCTTTGATACCCTCTACCCGACGCAGGGAGCCACAACCTCGGAATGGTCCCCGGAAGTCACCTCGTTTGGCGGAGAACCGGAAGAGGTGACCGAAGAGGTCGTCGAAAAACCTCTGCAGACGGATGTTGCGGAGTCTTCCACACCTTCCGTCACGGAAGAAAGCCTTCGAAACATCGTGCAGGAGATGGTAAACCGGAAAGCCGAGGAAATGATTGAACGTATCGCATGGGAAGTCATTCCCGATCTTGCTGAAGTCATGATTCGAAAAGAAATCGAGCGGCTACAGCAGGAAGTGGAACATTCCTGACCCCAGAGAACTCACCTCCGTCTGATTCTGCAACTCTTGATCTCGAAAGGCGGGCCTTGTGAAACACACGGGTGTCTTTATTACCGGCACCGACACCGGTGTCGGCAAGACCATCATCACCGCCGCACTGGCGCGAACACTGCTCAACCGCGGGATGAACGTGGGCGTGATGAAACCGGTGGAAACCGGCTGTGCCCGAAGCCCCAAAGGGCTGATTCCGACGGACTCCGAATTTCTGATCAAGGCGGGACGATCCAAAGACCCGAAGACACTGATCACCCCCTACACCCTTGAAGCCCCGGTTGCTCCTTCGGAAGCAGCGGAACTGGCCGGTGTGGAAATCAATGATGAATATATCCTCGATTGCTACCTCAAACTGAAAGAACGGCACGATTTCATGATCGTGGAAGGGGCCGGAGGACTGATGGTCCCCATCTATCAGCGCCTTCTGGTCTCCGACCTGATCAAGTTACTGGAACTGCCCATCATCCTGGTCTGCCGCCCGAACCTGGGCACAATCAATCATTCTCTCCTGTCGATCCAATATGCTGAAGATCAGGGAATCCCAATCCTCGGATTCATCATCAACCGTCGCCGGGACGAGATCCATGCAGCTGAAGAAAAGAGCCCCATCCTCATCGAAAAGCTTTCCGGCGTCCCCTTCCTCGGCACCAAACCCTATATTGAAGATTCCCTCCTGGATGAAGAATTCATTGAAAAATCCGCGGAGTACTTCGAAGACCTGATTCAACTGGATTCCCTCGGACTGTAGTTTTCCCTTCACAAAGGAAGAGATACTATGATCTCTTCATCGGGAGAAAGGTGCGGGCAAGAAGCAGCACGGCACATACGATACAGAGCCACGCGAAGACGTCACCAAAACGGGTATACAAAGTCCGGCTGTGCTGTCGGAGGGGAAGGTCCACGGTGAAGGCGTCTTCCATGAAAATCTTTGTGGCATGGGCAATCCGGCCGTCCGGCATCACAGCACCGGAGATCCCGCTGTTGGCTGCACGAACGAGGGGGACCCGGTTTTCCACCGCCCGAAAGACGGCCATGGAAAAATGTTGATAGGGGGCAGAAGAACGACCGAACCAGTCGTCATTCGTCAGGGTCGCAATAAAATCCGCGCCTTCCTTCACAAAACGCCGAACCAGATCGGGCAGGATAATCTCGTAGCAGATCGGCGTACCGCATTTGCCTTTATCGGTTTCCATCAGCGTGATCCTTCTTCCGGGCGTCATGTCACCGATCTGATCGATCAAGGGATGAACAAAAAAAAGAGCCCGACGAAGCGGGACGTACTCCCCGAAGGGAACGAGGTGCAGCTTGTCGTATTTCCCCCGGAGTCTTGCACCGGGCGAAACAAGAAACACACTGTTGAAGTATTCCTCCTTCCCCTTCCGGATACGCAAGTCCGGACTACCGAAGAGAAGATCGACTCCCAGATCATCAATGAGGGCCAGTAATCTCGACTGGTTCTCCCGGTCGGCGGTAAAGAAAAAGGGAACCGCCGCTTCGGGCCAGATAATCAGATCAGGCTTTTCCGCAAGGGTCCGCCGGGAAAGCCGGGTCAGGATGGACAGGATCTTTTCCCGGAAGGCGGGGTCCCATTTTTCCTTCTGCTCGATATTCCCCTGAACGATCCCGACACGGATGGTTGCTTCGGGCACGCTGTTCCGACAGCTTCGGAGCCGGATTGCTCCGTAGGCCGCAACAAAGAGGAGTAAAAGGATTACTCCCCCCAGAGAGACGACAAGGTGCCGAAACCGTTCACGCCTCTTCAGCGAACGCAGTACCTCGTAAAAAACGACATTTATAAGAACAACAAGGAAACCGACACCATAGACACCGGTCACGTCGGACACCTGGATCAGGAGGAGATTTTTATACTGGCTGTACCCTAAAAGCGCCCACGGAAACCCGGTCAGGAGATGTCCCCGGGCGTATTCCAGCGCAACCCAGAGGGGGGGGGCGCCGATC
This is a stretch of genomic DNA from Deltaproteobacteria bacterium. It encodes these proteins:
- the lnt gene encoding apolipoprotein N-acyltransferase, encoding MIRSFYDKISSPDAYLALISGILLTLSFPRFSLSGLAFVALIPILYAVTRCDRKNSSFFSGFIAGLVFYLGTIYWLTVTMERYGDLPRVFSLMILLLLSSYLALYFGIFAWGVGRMERQRIPLLIGAPPLWVALEYARGHLLTGFPWALLGYSQYKNLLLIQVSDVTGVYGVGFLVVLINVVFYEVLRSLKRRERFRHLVVSLGGVILLLLFVAAYGAIRLRSCRNSVPEATIRVGIVQGNIEQKEKWDPAFREKILSILTRLSRRTLAEKPDLIIWPEAAVPFFFTADRENQSRLLALIDDLGVDLLFGSPDLRIRKGKEEYFNSVFLVSPGARLRGKYDKLHLVPFGEYVPLRRALFFVHPLIDQIGDMTPGRRITLMETDKGKCGTPICYEIILPDLVRRFVKEGADFIATLTNDDWFGRSSAPYQHFSMAVFRAVENRVPLVRAANSGISGAVMPDGRIAHATKIFMEDAFTVDLPLRQHSRTLYTRFGDVFAWLCIVCAVLLLARTFLPMKRS
- a CDS encoding response regulator, coding for MTIRKYRILIVDDERNILHAIQHILVREGFDCTATPSGRKALEIVEKNPPDLMILDVNMPEINGIEICEQVKKNLFLSHIPILMLTGRTRIEDRVTGLDSGADDYLCKPFDNRELVARIRALIRHTVREADRNPTTNLPGNAAVERELAHRIEQGEGFAVCYPDLDNFKAYSDTYGFDAANKVIQLTGRIIAGVVMLEGDEEDFIGHIGGDDFLLVTRPGRAEDICRKIVREFDEKIPSFYETRHLAQGGFVGKDRAGEMKKFPIMSISIAVVIDEQGHFHNLSEIGKLVAKVKKEVKQLAGSQYRINRR
- the pabC gene encoding aminodeoxychorismate lyase codes for the protein MKVYINGDFFEPQEARVSVFDHGFLYGDGIFETLRSYRGRIFRFDDHFDRLQASADKIALPLPWKKEDCRNLLKEALQINDCPDALLRLSLSRGEGPPGLDPALCKKPTIVVMVRPFHGYPPEDYARGVTIAVVSVRKNLTSALDAGIKSTNFLNNILAKIEAKNAAAMEGVLLNQDGFLTEGTVSNLFFVSHNILCTPSTECGILEGITRKVILELAREEKIVVHEGTFPPEALSNADEVFLTNTSYEVMPVNRVDRQSFRVGPITRRLMEAYRILTGK
- the recG gene encoding ATP-dependent DNA helicase RecG produces the protein TGLSTTPLSGPVRYVKGVGERMASLLARLNVFTVEDLLYFFPYRYEDRRNLRRIAEISEGPFRTVTGIVRYADLKTTARKRFRILQALIEDPSGTLMIKWFNQAYLKKVLQPGKRIILSGKVKRDPYTRALEMENPEYEFLQGNAEETIHTNRIVPIYHTTAGITQRRLRSILFQFVESCAPGRPDCLPEDLRSRLHLPVHADSLMQLHFPNGNVSVEQLNAFRSPYHKRMIFEEFFLMETLLALSRQSRSQFVRGISFSVETPLKKQLLSSLPFALTTAQKRVIGEIQKDMARPVRMSRLLQGDVGCGKTVVAATAAAIALDNGCQVAVMAPTEILAEQLYLNFHTFFDGLGQQTALLTRVVKNAEKEQLRKRIAAGEIGVVVGTQALIQKEIAFQKLGLVIIDEQHRFGVFQRATLMEKGDRPDVLVMTATPIPRSLSLTVYGDLDISVIDELPAGRTPIRTRIIRSREKAGVFRKIEQEIAAGRQAYIVYPLVEETEKSDLAAATEMSEELATKIFPQRRVGLIHSRVKTEEKERIMAAFKKKQLDILVSTTVVEVGIDIPNASVIMVEHAERFGLAQLHQLRGRVGRGRFPSFCFLSVSGRMTPEARRRLAVMETTTDGFRIAEEDLAIRGPGEFFGRRQSGLPDLKLGDILRDARILEAARNEAFERVERDPQLQARENRELAAALRKRYVGKNRLIRVG
- the bioD gene encoding dethiobiotin synthase, with the translated sequence MKHTGVFITGTDTGVGKTIITAALARTLLNRGMNVGVMKPVETGCARSPKGLIPTDSEFLIKAGRSKDPKTLITPYTLEAPVAPSEAAELAGVEINDEYILDCYLKLKERHDFMIVEGAGGLMVPIYQRLLVSDLIKLLELPIILVCRPNLGTINHSLLSIQYAEDQGIPILGFIINRRRDEIHAAEEKSPILIEKLSGVPFLGTKPYIEDSLLDEEFIEKSAEYFEDLIQLDSLGL
- a CDS encoding bifunctional (p)ppGpp synthetase/guanosine-3',5'-bis(diphosphate) 3'-pyrophosphohydrolase; translated protein: MKTEDKIIQKKPSPAARDPRLEKLLMKMSRKNADIRKTEVREAYRFLRETIAHEKGKDQSFDVEAPLETAEILADLTTDEEAIIAALLYHLVKSKRTTLEEIRERFSPDVATLVQGVTRTSRVKFKSRLEEQAENFRKMLLAMARDLRVVMLNLAKRLQVMRNIEKFDPETQQEIATETIEIYAPLAHRLGIALIKWELEDLCLKVLHPAAYHELEERVPQNLQERNAYIRKVIHFIRREMKAQGLPGTVVGRSKHFYSIYQKIVKRGVSFEDIFDLAALRIITHKPSQCYAILGLIHSLWKPVPGRFKDYIGVPKTNMYQSLHTTVIGPDGQKVEFQIRTEEMHRVAEEGIAAHWKYKEGGRDKNAVSSLDRKLAWLRQLLEWQKEVKNPREFMENVKTDLFEDTVYVFTPEGEIKELPRGATPLDFAYSIHSDVGNRCTGARIDTRMVPLKTPLKTGNTVEILTSKNQVPSKDWLKMVKTTKAKTRIRHFLKQEEHKRSLSLGNEILDKTARKHGLTLTRMLKSDEMQKVVEEYGFAQPEKLIAAVGYGKISAQQVLARFLPREEEPQPEAAVKPRKPAGKSKDGIKIRGIGDILVHFSRCCNPVPGDEIIGFITQGQGVSIHTTECTNVTGGTLNPERIVDVDWDVREEIARSVRISVITNNQPGVLTNISARISTENINISEVNVRTRKDGRAICRFVLEIKNRKDLDHILHAISEIRDVLEVKRVMRA
- a CDS encoding response regulator, whose protein sequence is MGAKLLLADDSVTIQKVVELTLADEDYEITTVSDGAAALEKAETLHPNLILADIVMPELNGYELCEKIRQNSALAETPVILLSSTFETYDETRGATVGANDHIVKPFESDELSRKIRNWIEKKSEENTVTETDALQEQEVLRSLEASVADEVPEPEIVDEDTFEFELTDEFMEEAEEMFEEPEELPAAADIPEEVLPEETLFEEEPAVSDALAGEGVPTEEEPSEIGWAETPEEIAPSRIEENPPSLQAEEEEPQMEEISPQENPAEEAEIDRSLLDEEEVEVYEIPEEFAESESEDPTIEEQPAEESVEEPETYRIEDAPVDLMDEFIAAEESVETSETVTVEEDLMDAEIPGAVRNEQMPESPAAVEKMTSFEADAAPAGPAETGKPAEELRTTTGETMEETTSFDTLYPTQGATTSEWSPEVTSFGGEPEEVTEEVVEKPLQTDVAESSTPSVTEESLRNIVQEMVNRKAEEMIERIAWEVIPDLAEVMIRKEIERLQQEVEHS